A window of the Streptomyces sp. NBC_00250 genome harbors these coding sequences:
- a CDS encoding quinone-dependent dihydroorotate dehydrogenase — MYKFFFDLVFKRMDPEKAHYLAFRWIRLAARVPVLRTFVAAVLAPRYKELRTEALGLRMHGPFGLAAGFDKNAVAIDGMSMLGFDHVEIGTVTGEAQPGNPKKRLFRLIPDRALINRMGFNNEGSAAVAARLHARVPVFKTVVGVNIGKTKVVPEAEAAADYVKSTERLAAHADYLVVNVSSPNTPGLRNLQATESLRPLLTAVREAADRTVTDRRVPLLVKIAPDLADEDVDAVADLALELGLDGIIATNTTIAREGLGLKSDPALIKETGGLSGAPVKERSLAVLRRLHARVGDRLVLVGVGGIENAEDAWQRILAGATLIQGYSAFIYEGPFYARAIHKGLAARLAASPYATLAEAVGADSRKAAK; from the coding sequence ATGTACAAGTTCTTCTTCGACCTCGTCTTCAAGCGCATGGACCCCGAGAAGGCCCACTACCTGGCCTTCCGCTGGATCCGCCTCGCCGCCCGCGTCCCCGTCCTGCGGACCTTCGTCGCCGCCGTCCTCGCCCCCCGGTACAAGGAGCTGCGCACCGAGGCCCTCGGCCTGCGGATGCACGGCCCCTTCGGGCTCGCCGCCGGCTTCGACAAGAACGCCGTCGCCATCGACGGCATGTCGATGCTCGGCTTCGACCACGTCGAGATCGGTACGGTCACCGGCGAGGCACAGCCCGGCAACCCCAAGAAGCGCCTCTTCCGGCTGATCCCGGACCGCGCCCTGATCAACCGCATGGGCTTCAACAACGAGGGCTCCGCCGCCGTCGCCGCCCGCCTCCACGCGCGCGTACCGGTCTTCAAGACCGTCGTCGGCGTCAACATCGGCAAGACCAAGGTCGTCCCCGAGGCCGAGGCCGCCGCCGACTACGTGAAGTCCACCGAGCGCCTCGCGGCGCACGCCGACTACCTCGTCGTGAACGTCTCCTCGCCCAACACCCCCGGCCTGCGCAACCTCCAGGCCACCGAGTCCCTGCGCCCGCTCCTGACGGCCGTACGGGAAGCCGCCGACCGCACCGTCACCGACCGCCGGGTCCCGCTCCTGGTCAAGATCGCCCCCGACCTGGCCGACGAGGACGTCGACGCGGTCGCCGACCTGGCCCTGGAGCTCGGCCTCGACGGCATCATCGCCACCAACACCACCATCGCGCGCGAGGGCCTGGGCCTGAAGTCCGACCCCGCGCTGATCAAGGAGACCGGCGGCCTGTCCGGCGCGCCCGTCAAGGAGCGCTCCCTCGCGGTCCTCAGGCGCCTCCACGCGCGCGTGGGCGACCGACTGGTCCTCGTGGGCGTCGGCGGCATCGAGAACGCCGAGGACGCCTGGCAGCGCATCCTCGCCGGCGCCACCCTGATCCAGGGCTACAGCGCCTTCATCTACGAGGGCCCGTTCTACGCCCGCGCGATCCACAAGGGCCTCGCCGCGCGCCTCGCGGCCTCCCCGTACGCCACCCTCGCCGAGGCCGTCGGCGCCGACTCCCGAAAGGCCGCCAAGTGA
- the pyrF gene encoding orotidine-5'-phosphate decarboxylase produces MTLSFGTRLRSAMDERGPLCVGIDPHAALLDSWGLTDDIAGLERFTFTVVEALADTVAVFKPQSAFFERFGSRGIAVLERAVADLRAAGGLVVMDAKRGDIGSTMAAYAETYLRKDSPLFSDALTVSPYLGYGSLKPAVDLARESGAGLFVLALTSNPEGAEVQRAVREDGRTIGATMLAHLAAENAGETPMGSFGAVVGATLGDLSSFDLDINGPLLAPGIGAQGATPADLPAVFGAAVGNVVPNVSRGVLRNGPDAAALRDSAHRYADEIRAAVGG; encoded by the coding sequence GTGACTCTCTCCTTCGGTACCCGGCTGCGCTCCGCCATGGACGAGCGGGGCCCGCTCTGCGTCGGCATCGACCCGCACGCCGCCCTGCTCGACTCCTGGGGCCTGACCGACGACATCGCCGGTCTGGAGCGGTTCACCTTCACCGTCGTCGAGGCGCTCGCGGACACCGTGGCCGTCTTCAAGCCCCAGTCCGCCTTCTTCGAGCGCTTCGGCTCGCGCGGCATCGCCGTCCTGGAGCGCGCCGTCGCCGATCTGCGCGCGGCGGGCGGCCTGGTCGTGATGGACGCCAAGCGCGGCGACATCGGCTCGACCATGGCCGCGTACGCCGAGACCTACCTGCGCAAGGACTCCCCGCTCTTCTCCGACGCGCTCACGGTCTCCCCGTACCTCGGCTACGGCTCCCTGAAGCCGGCCGTCGACCTGGCACGCGAATCCGGCGCCGGTCTCTTCGTGCTGGCCCTCACCTCCAACCCGGAGGGCGCCGAGGTCCAGCGGGCCGTCCGTGAGGACGGCCGCACCATCGGCGCGACCATGCTGGCCCACCTCGCCGCGGAGAACGCGGGGGAGACCCCGATGGGCTCCTTCGGCGCGGTCGTCGGTGCCACCCTCGGCGACCTTTCCTCGTTCGACCTGGACATCAACGGTCCCCTCCTCGCCCCCGGCATCGGCGCCCAGGGAGCCACCCCGGCCGACCTCCCGGCCGTCTTCGGCGCCGCGGTCGGCAACGTCGTCCCGAACGTCAGCCGCGGGGTCCTGCGGAACGGCCCGGACGCGGCCGCCCTGCGGGACTCGGCTCACCGGTACGCGGACGAGATCCGCGCGGCCGTCGGCGGGTAA
- a CDS encoding integration host factor — protein sequence MALPPLTPEQRAAALEKAAAARRERAEVKNRLKHSGASLHEVIKTGQENDVIGKMKVSALLESLPGVGKVRAKQIMERLGISESRRVRGLGSNQIASLEREFGSTGA from the coding sequence GTGGCTCTTCCGCCCCTTACCCCTGAACAGCGCGCAGCCGCGCTCGAAAAGGCCGCCGCGGCTCGCCGGGAGCGGGCCGAGGTCAAGAATCGACTCAAGCACTCCGGCGCATCCCTCCACGAGGTCATCAAGACCGGCCAGGAGAACGACGTCATCGGCAAGATGAAGGTCTCCGCGCTGCTCGAGTCCCTCCCCGGCGTGGGCAAGGTCCGCGCCAAGCAGATCATGGAGCGCCTCGGCATCTCCGAGAGCCGCCGGGTTCGCGGTCTCGGTTCCAACCAGATCGCCTCCCTGGAGCGCGAGTTCGGCAGCACCGGCGCCTGA
- the gmk gene encoding guanylate kinase, producing the protein MAAEVRPRLTVLSGPSGVGKSTVVAHMRKVHPEVWLSVSATTRKPRPGEKHGVHYFFVTDDEFDKLIANGELLEWAEFAGNRYGTPRRAVLDRLDAGEPVLLEIDLQGARQVKDSMSESQLVFLAPPSWEELVRRLTGRGTESPEVIERRLAAAKIELAAESEFDTTLVNTSVEDVARELLTLMLLTSGE; encoded by the coding sequence ATGGCAGCAGAGGTACGTCCGCGGCTGACCGTGCTCTCCGGCCCCTCAGGGGTCGGCAAGAGCACGGTCGTCGCTCATATGCGCAAGGTCCACCCCGAGGTCTGGCTCTCGGTGTCGGCGACGACACGGAAGCCCCGCCCCGGCGAGAAGCACGGCGTCCACTACTTCTTCGTGACGGACGACGAGTTCGACAAGCTGATCGCCAACGGTGAGCTCCTCGAATGGGCCGAGTTCGCGGGCAACCGTTACGGCACCCCGCGCCGCGCGGTCCTCGACCGCCTCGACGCGGGAGAGCCCGTACTCCTGGAGATCGACCTCCAGGGCGCCCGTCAGGTGAAGGACTCGATGTCCGAGTCCCAGCTGGTCTTCCTGGCTCCGCCGAGCTGGGAGGAGCTGGTCCGCCGGCTCACCGGCCGCGGCACCGAGTCGCCCGAGGTCATCGAGCGCCGTCTCGCCGCCGCGAAGATCGAACTGGCCGCCGAGTCGGAGTTCGACACCACCCTCGTCAACACCTCCGTCGAGGACGTGGCACGCGAGCTGCTAACGTTGATGCTGTTGACTTCTGGGGAATGA
- the rpoZ gene encoding DNA-directed RNA polymerase subunit omega — protein sequence MSSSITAPEGIINPPIDELLEATDSKYSLVIYAAKRARQINAYYSQLGEGLLEYVGPLVDTHVHEKPLSIALREINAGLLTSEAIEGPAT from the coding sequence GTGTCCTCTTCCATCACTGCGCCCGAGGGCATCATCAACCCGCCGATCGACGAGCTGCTCGAGGCCACGGACTCGAAGTACAGCCTCGTGATCTACGCGGCCAAGCGCGCGCGTCAGATCAACGCGTACTACTCCCAGCTCGGCGAGGGCCTGCTGGAGTACGTGGGTCCGCTGGTCGACACCCACGTCCACGAGAAGCCGCTCTCGATCGCCCTGCGCGAGATCAACGCGGGTCTGCTGACGTCCGAGGCCATCGAGGGCCCGGCTACGTAA
- the coaBC gene encoding bifunctional phosphopantothenoylcysteine decarboxylase/phosphopantothenate--cysteine ligase CoaBC, producing MGAAAKPKVVLGVSGGIAAYKACELLRRLTESGHDVRVVPTDSALHFVGAATWSALSGHPVSTEVWESVHEVPHVRIGQAAHLVVVAPATADMLAKAAHGLADDLLTNTLLTARCPVVFAPAMHTEMWEHPATQENVATLRRRGAVVIEPAVGRLTGVDTGKGRLPDPAEIFEICRRVLARGTAAPDLAGRHVVVSAGGTREPLDPVRYLGNRSSGKQGYALARAAAARGARVTLVEANTGIPDPAGVDVVHVGTAVQLREAVLKAVADADAVVMAAAVADFRPAVYATGKIKKKDDGGAPTVELVRNPDVLAEISADRALPGQVVVGFAAETDDVLANGREKLRRKGCDLLVVNEVGERKTFGSEENEAVVLASDGAETPVPYGPKEALAETVWDLVLPRLRATT from the coding sequence GTGGGCGCAGCAGCCAAGCCGAAGGTCGTTCTGGGGGTCAGCGGCGGTATCGCCGCCTACAAGGCGTGCGAGCTGCTGCGCAGGCTCACCGAGTCCGGACACGACGTCCGTGTCGTTCCCACCGACTCCGCCCTCCACTTCGTCGGCGCGGCCACCTGGTCCGCGCTCTCCGGCCATCCCGTCTCGACCGAGGTCTGGGAGAGCGTCCACGAGGTGCCGCACGTCCGGATCGGCCAGGCCGCCCACCTCGTCGTCGTCGCCCCCGCCACCGCCGACATGCTCGCCAAGGCCGCCCACGGCCTGGCCGACGACCTGCTCACCAACACGCTGCTCACCGCGCGCTGTCCCGTCGTCTTCGCCCCCGCCATGCACACCGAGATGTGGGAGCACCCGGCCACCCAGGAGAACGTGGCGACCCTGCGCCGCCGCGGCGCCGTCGTCATCGAACCGGCCGTCGGTCGCCTCACCGGCGTCGACACCGGCAAGGGCCGACTGCCCGACCCGGCGGAGATCTTCGAGATCTGCCGGCGCGTCCTCGCCCGCGGTACCGCCGCCCCCGACCTCGCCGGACGGCACGTCGTGGTCAGCGCCGGCGGCACCCGCGAGCCCCTCGACCCCGTCCGCTACCTGGGCAACCGCTCCTCGGGCAAGCAGGGCTACGCCCTCGCGCGGGCCGCCGCCGCCCGCGGCGCCAGGGTCACCCTCGTCGAGGCCAACACCGGCATCCCCGACCCGGCCGGCGTCGACGTCGTCCACGTCGGCACCGCCGTCCAGCTCCGTGAGGCCGTGCTCAAGGCCGTCGCCGACGCCGACGCGGTGGTCATGGCGGCCGCCGTCGCCGACTTCCGACCGGCCGTCTACGCCACGGGGAAGATCAAGAAGAAGGACGACGGCGGAGCCCCCACCGTCGAGCTCGTCCGCAACCCCGACGTCCTCGCCGAGATCTCGGCCGACCGCGCCCTGCCGGGCCAGGTCGTGGTCGGCTTCGCCGCCGAGACCGACGACGTCCTCGCCAACGGCCGGGAGAAGCTCCGCCGCAAGGGCTGCGACCTCCTCGTCGTGAACGAGGTGGGGGAGCGCAAGACCTTCGGTTCCGAGGAGAACGAGGCCGTCGTGCTCGCGTCGGACGGCGCCGAGACTCCCGTACCGTACGGTCCGAAGGAAGCGCTCGCCGAGACGGTCTGGGACCTGGTCCTGCCGCGGCTGCGCGCCACGACCTGA
- the metK gene encoding methionine adenosyltransferase, which yields MSRRLFTSESVTEGHPDKIADQISDTILDALLREDPTSRVAVETLITTGLVHVAGEVTTKAWADIPTLVRNKILEIGYDSSKKGFDGASCGVSVSIGSQSPDIAQGVDTAYEKRVEGDEDELDKQGAGDQGLMFGYASDETPELMPLPIHIAHRLSRRLTEVRKNGTIPYLRPDGKTQVTIEYDGDKAVRLDTVVVSSQHASDIDLESLLAPDIREFVVEHVLKQLVEDGIKLDTDGYRLLVNPTGRFEIGGPMGDAGLTGRKIIIDTYGGMARHGGGAFSGKDPSKVDRSAAYAMRWVAKNVVAAGLAARCEVQVAYAIGKAEPVGLFVETFGTNTVENEKIENAIAEVFDLRPAAIIRDLDLLRPIYSQTAAYGHFGRELPDFTWERTDRVDALKKAAGL from the coding sequence GTGTCCCGTCGTCTGTTCACCTCGGAGTCCGTCACCGAGGGACACCCCGACAAGATCGCTGACCAGATCAGCGACACCATCCTCGACGCACTGCTGCGAGAGGACCCCACCTCGCGCGTCGCCGTCGAGACGCTGATCACCACCGGCCTGGTGCACGTCGCCGGTGAGGTCACCACCAAGGCGTGGGCGGACATCCCGACCCTCGTCCGGAACAAGATCCTCGAGATCGGCTACGACTCCTCGAAGAAGGGCTTCGACGGCGCCTCCTGCGGCGTGTCGGTGTCCATCGGATCCCAGTCCCCGGACATCGCCCAGGGCGTGGACACCGCGTACGAGAAGCGGGTCGAGGGCGACGAGGACGAGCTGGACAAGCAGGGCGCCGGCGACCAGGGCCTGATGTTCGGCTACGCGTCGGACGAGACCCCCGAGCTGATGCCGCTGCCGATCCACATCGCGCACCGGCTCTCCCGCCGGCTGACCGAGGTCCGCAAGAACGGCACCATCCCGTACCTGCGCCCCGACGGCAAGACCCAGGTCACCATCGAGTACGACGGCGACAAGGCCGTCCGCCTCGACACGGTCGTCGTCTCCTCGCAGCACGCCTCCGACATCGACCTCGAGTCGCTGCTCGCGCCCGACATCCGCGAGTTCGTCGTCGAGCACGTGCTCAAGCAGCTCGTCGAGGACGGCATCAAGCTCGACACCGACGGCTACCGCCTCCTGGTGAACCCGACCGGCCGCTTCGAGATCGGCGGCCCGATGGGCGACGCCGGCCTCACCGGCCGCAAGATCATCATCGACACCTACGGCGGCATGGCCCGCCACGGTGGCGGCGCCTTCTCCGGCAAGGACCCGTCCAAGGTCGACCGCTCGGCCGCCTACGCCATGCGCTGGGTCGCCAAGAACGTCGTCGCCGCCGGCCTCGCCGCGCGCTGCGAGGTCCAGGTCGCCTACGCGATCGGCAAGGCCGAGCCCGTCGGTCTCTTCGTCGAGACCTTCGGCACCAACACCGTCGAGAACGAGAAGATCGAGAACGCCATCGCCGAGGTCTTCGACCTCCGCCCGGCCGCGATCATCCGCGACCTCGACCTGCTCCGCCCGATCTACTCCCAGACCGCCGCCTACGGCCACTTCGGCCGCGAGCTGCCGGACTTCACCTGGGAGCGCACGGACCGCGTCGACGCCCTGAAGAAGGCCGCCGGCCTGTAG
- a CDS encoding primosomal protein N', giving the protein MSSENERPDKAEEPEQLALIRETVRKAKVPRAKPRTWRGAALAKELPVARVVVNKGSLHLDQFFDYAVPEELDEAARPGVRVRVRFGAGAHQVKNGRREGGRLIDGFLVERLATSDYSGPLAALADVVSPEPVLGPELLGLARAVADRYAGSLADVLQLAVPPRSARAEGRPSPEPLPPPAAPEPGTWTRYERGPGFLDSLARGGAPRAVWNALPGPFWAEEIARAVGATLASGRGALVVVPDGRAAGRVDAALTAVLGEGRHALLTAEAGPEKRYAQWLAVRRGAVRAVVGTRAAMFAPVRDLGLVVIWDDGDGSHSELHAPQPHARDVLLLRAAHDRCAFLLGSTSCTVEAAQLVESGWAKPLSAGREQIRKAAPLIRTVGDGELARDEAARAARLPSLAWQTVREGLKTGPVLVQVPRRGYVPRLACERCRTPARCRHCAGPLEAPEQRELHCAWCGRGAADWHCVECGSTRLRAQVVGARRTAEELGRAFPAVPVRTSGRDHVLDTVPGRPALVVSTPGAEPVAEGGYAAALLLDGWAMLGRPDLRAGEEALRRWIDAASLVRGQPEGGTVVVVAEPTLRPVQALVRWDPVGHAQRELAERAELGFPPVSRMAAVTGLPEAVEGFLATAGLPTDAEVLGPVPLPVVRPGGPRRPGDPPPGEQWDRALVRVPPGSGAALAAALKQARAARLARGGGDSVRIRVDPPDIG; this is encoded by the coding sequence GTGAGCAGCGAGAACGAGAGGCCCGACAAGGCCGAGGAGCCCGAGCAGCTCGCCCTCATCCGGGAGACCGTCCGGAAGGCGAAGGTGCCGCGGGCCAAGCCGCGGACCTGGCGGGGGGCCGCGCTGGCCAAGGAGCTGCCCGTCGCACGGGTCGTCGTGAACAAGGGCTCGCTCCATCTCGACCAGTTCTTCGACTACGCGGTCCCCGAGGAGCTGGACGAGGCGGCACGACCCGGGGTGCGGGTCCGGGTGCGGTTCGGCGCGGGGGCGCACCAGGTCAAGAACGGGCGCCGGGAGGGCGGACGGCTCATCGACGGCTTCCTCGTCGAGCGGCTGGCCACCTCGGACTACTCGGGGCCACTGGCCGCGCTCGCCGACGTCGTCTCACCGGAGCCGGTCCTCGGCCCCGAGCTGCTGGGGCTCGCCCGTGCCGTCGCCGACCGGTACGCGGGAAGCCTCGCGGACGTGCTCCAGCTCGCCGTGCCGCCGCGCAGCGCCCGCGCCGAGGGACGACCCTCCCCGGAGCCGCTGCCGCCACCGGCCGCGCCGGAGCCGGGTACCTGGACGCGGTACGAGCGGGGGCCCGGGTTCCTGGACTCCCTCGCACGCGGCGGGGCGCCCAGGGCCGTGTGGAACGCGCTGCCGGGACCGTTCTGGGCCGAGGAGATCGCCCGCGCCGTGGGCGCCACCCTGGCCTCCGGCCGGGGCGCGCTCGTCGTCGTACCGGACGGTCGTGCGGCGGGGCGGGTCGACGCGGCCCTGACCGCGGTCCTGGGGGAGGGGCGGCACGCGCTGCTCACCGCCGAGGCGGGCCCCGAGAAGCGGTACGCGCAGTGGCTCGCCGTGCGGCGCGGCGCGGTGCGGGCCGTGGTCGGCACCCGGGCCGCGATGTTCGCCCCCGTCCGGGACCTCGGGCTCGTCGTCATCTGGGACGACGGCGACGGCAGCCACAGCGAACTGCACGCCCCGCAGCCCCACGCGCGCGACGTGCTGCTGCTCCGCGCCGCCCACGACCGGTGCGCCTTCCTCCTCGGCAGCACCAGCTGCACCGTCGAGGCCGCCCAGCTCGTCGAGTCCGGCTGGGCCAAGCCGCTGAGCGCCGGACGCGAACAGATCCGCAAGGCGGCCCCGCTGATCCGGACCGTCGGCGACGGCGAACTGGCCCGCGACGAGGCCGCGCGCGCGGCCCGGCTGCCCTCGCTGGCCTGGCAGACCGTACGCGAAGGACTCAAGACCGGGCCCGTGCTCGTCCAGGTGCCCCGCCGGGGCTACGTACCCCGGCTGGCCTGCGAGCGGTGCCGGACGCCCGCCCGCTGCCGCCACTGCGCAGGTCCCCTGGAGGCCCCCGAACAGCGGGAACTGCACTGTGCCTGGTGCGGGCGCGGCGCCGCCGACTGGCACTGCGTGGAGTGCGGCTCGACCAGGCTGCGCGCCCAGGTCGTCGGCGCGCGGCGGACGGCGGAGGAACTCGGCCGGGCGTTCCCGGCGGTGCCGGTGAGGACCTCGGGACGTGACCACGTCCTGGACACCGTGCCCGGGCGCCCCGCGCTCGTCGTCTCCACCCCCGGCGCCGAACCCGTCGCCGAGGGCGGCTACGCGGCCGCGCTGCTCCTCGACGGCTGGGCCATGCTCGGCCGGCCCGATCTGCGCGCAGGTGAGGAGGCCCTGCGCCGCTGGATCGACGCGGCCTCGCTCGTCCGCGGCCAGCCCGAGGGCGGCACCGTCGTCGTGGTCGCCGAGCCGACGCTCCGGCCGGTCCAGGCGCTCGTCCGCTGGGACCCGGTCGGGCACGCCCAGCGCGAGTTGGCCGAGCGGGCCGAACTGGGCTTCCCGCCGGTCTCCCGGATGGCGGCGGTGACGGGTCTCCCGGAGGCCGTCGAAGGCTTCCTCGCGACGGCCGGGCTGCCCACCGACGCCGAGGTGCTCGGCCCGGTGCCGCTGCCGGTGGTCCGCCCCGGCGGGCCGCGCAGGCCCGGCGACCCGCCGCCGGGCGAGCAGTGGGACCGCGCCCTGGTCCGGGTCCCGCCGGGCAGCGGCGCGGCCCTGGCGGCGGCCCTCAAGCAGGCCCGCGCGGCCCGACTCGCACGGGGCGGCGGCGACTCCGTGCGGATCCGGGTGGACCCGCCGGACATCGGCTGA
- the fmt gene encoding methionyl-tRNA formyltransferase, whose amino-acid sequence MKLVFAGTPEVAVPALDALLASGRHEVAAVVTRPDAPAGRGRRLVASPVAQRAEEAGIEVLKPNRPRDEDFLARLREIAPDCCPVVAYGALLPKVALDIPSRGWVNLHFSLLPAWRGAAPVQHSLMAGDQVTGASTFLIEEGLDSGPVYGVVTEDIRPTDTSGDLLTRLAFAGAGLLSATMDGIEDGTLKAVPQPIEGLTLAPKIQVEDAQVDFAAPALRVDRVVRGCTPAPGAWTLFRGERLKLIQVTPLPDRTDLAPGELAAGKNNVYVGTGSYAVELVWVQPQGKKPMKAADWARGVRIAPGELLGA is encoded by the coding sequence ATGAAGCTCGTCTTCGCAGGCACCCCCGAGGTCGCCGTACCCGCCCTGGACGCCCTGCTCGCCTCCGGCCGGCACGAGGTGGCCGCCGTCGTCACCCGGCCGGACGCCCCGGCGGGTCGCGGCCGGCGGCTCGTCGCCAGCCCGGTGGCCCAGCGGGCCGAAGAGGCCGGGATCGAGGTCCTGAAGCCCAACCGGCCCCGCGACGAGGACTTCCTCGCCCGGCTGCGCGAGATCGCCCCGGACTGCTGCCCGGTCGTCGCGTACGGCGCGCTGCTGCCCAAGGTCGCCCTCGACATCCCCTCCCGGGGCTGGGTCAACCTGCACTTCTCGCTGCTGCCGGCCTGGCGGGGCGCGGCGCCGGTGCAGCACTCGCTGATGGCGGGCGACCAGGTGACGGGCGCCTCCACCTTCCTGATCGAGGAAGGCCTCGACTCGGGCCCGGTCTACGGCGTCGTCACCGAGGACATCCGGCCGACCGACACCAGCGGCGATCTGCTCACCCGCCTCGCGTTCGCGGGCGCCGGGCTGCTCTCCGCCACCATGGACGGCATCGAGGACGGCACGCTCAAGGCCGTCCCGCAGCCCATCGAGGGCCTCACCCTCGCCCCGAAGATCCAGGTCGAGGACGCCCAGGTCGACTTCGCGGCCCCCGCCCTCCGGGTGGACCGCGTGGTCCGCGGCTGCACCCCGGCCCCCGGCGCCTGGACGCTCTTCCGCGGCGAGCGCCTCAAGCTGATCCAGGTCACCCCGCTGCCCGACCGCACCGACCTGGCCCCGGGCGAGCTCGCGGCGGGCAAGAACAACGTGTACGTGGGCACCGGCTCGTACGCCGTCGAACTCGTCTGGGTCCAGCCGCAGGGCAAGAAGCCGATGAAGGCCGCCGACTGGGCCCGCGGCGTGCGCATCGCGCCCGGCGAGCTCCTCGGCGCCTAG